Proteins encoded within one genomic window of Panicum virgatum strain AP13 chromosome 1N, P.virgatum_v5, whole genome shotgun sequence:
- the LOC120654193 gene encoding pEARLI1-like lipid transfer protein 1: MASKALVLFLAVNLVLLGVATPGAFGTTCPIDTLKLGVCVDLLTLLKANLGVPPTQQCCPLISGLADLEAAACLCTNLILPADISLILNYCGKSLPSGFVC; this comes from the coding sequence ATGGCGTCCAAGGCGTTGGTGCTGTTCCTGGCCGTGAACCTGGTGCTGCTGGGCGTGGCCACGCCTGGGGCATTCGGCACCACATGCCCCATCGACACGCTCAAGCTGGGCGTGTGCGTCGACTTGCTGACCCTCCTTAAGGCCAATCTAGGCGTGCCGCCCACGCAGCAGTGCTGCCCCCTCATCAGCGGGCTCGCCGACCTCGAGGCCGCCGCCTGCCTCTGCACCAACCTGATCCTCCCCGCCGACATCAGCCTCATCCTCAACTACTGCGGCAAGAGCCTGCCCTCCGGCTTCGTGTGCTGA